The window TTATTTAATTGTTCTAAGATGGAGCTTAAAACTTCCTTTTTATTTCGGTTAATGTAAAATGTCCCAGCCATCCAAATTAGGATGATTAATATCACAAGTACAGAGAAAATTTTAAGAAGTATTTTAAACCAGCGTGCCATCTGAGATCGTTTATGTTATAGCAATATAAGGCTTTTATAGCCTGATTTGTTTTTAACATATCAAAAAAATAACGGATATTTTGAATAGTTTGAGCTATTCAGCCTTAAGAAAGAAGATTTTTTAGGTCTGGATGATGTTGAGAAGTAAGAAATTCAGTGATAGTAAAATCTGCAAGGCGGTGTTTATAAAATGGATCTTCCATTAATATTATCTTTAATGCCGCTTCGGATTCTGCCAAGGCCAAAATTATTCCGCCGGTTCTAGGAACTTTTCTGCCTGATGCAACAAAAATATTTTTCTTATAATACTTCTTGAGGTATTTAACGTGATCAGCCATATACTTATCAAGCTCATCAAGCGGAACAACATATTTTAAATCGACGACAAACATAGCTTTACAAAAGGTGAGCAAATACGGTTGAATGCCAGCTGTTTTTAAAAGGAACTTC is drawn from Pedobacter mucosus and contains these coding sequences:
- a CDS encoding YciI family protein; protein product: MFVVDLKYVVPLDELDKYMADHVKYLKKYYKKNIFVASGRKVPRTGGIILALAESEAALKIILMEDPFYKHRLADFTITEFLTSQHHPDLKNLLS